GCTTTGCGGAAATACTCTCTCGCTGTTCCAGCTTGAGGTTCAAAGCAAAGAGGAGATTGACGCAGGGCTGACCTCCAAAGTCGGAGTCATATCTAATAATACTTTGCTTAAGCCGGGTATGGATACTCCGTTCATGGTGGTTTTCTTCAAGCCGTCACCAGCTGTTAAAGAATACGTAATTAATGTGGTGGATGCTAAGAATCCGCCGAAGAAATAAAGAATTATCAGAGGTAAGCTTTTTTATAAACTGAAAGGTCTTACCTTACGATCTGAATTAATAGATTTAAATATGAAAAGCCGGACGTATTGTCCGGCTTTTTGTTTATGTTTTACTACTGCGGAGAGATGATGAAGACTAAAGATGTTTTTGTTTGTTCCAGTTGCGGAGCGCAGGCTCTTAAATGGCAGGGACAATGCCCGCGTTGCGGTGAGTGGAATACTCTTCAAGAGAAAGTAGTTGTCCGCAAAAAGGGCGGAATAAGTCACGTTCACGCAGGGATAAAAGGTATACCTCTATCCGAAATACCCATTGAAAATACTGAAGCCCGTTCGACAGGTTTTGTCTCTTTAGACGCAGTTTTGGGTAAAGGTTTTGTTCCCGGTGGTGCCGTCTTAGTTGGCGGAGAGCCAGGTATCGGTAAATCCACCTTACTCTTACAGCTTGCCGCCGCGCAGGCGCAGATGGGAAACAAGGCCGTATATTTTTCTGGAGAAGAATCTCTAGCCCAGATTAGAAGTCGCGCTGAAAGGCTCGGCCTTCTTGATACTGGAATGCTGGCCATTGCATCCACCAGCTCAGATGAAGCACTCTCCATTCTAGAGTCTCCAGACAAGCCTGATCTTATAATAATCGATTCCGTGCAAACTCTAAATTCCTCACATGCTGATGGGATACCCGGATCCGTAAGTCAGGTTCGAGCTGTATCTTCTGAGCTAGTCGATGCAGTAAAAAAGACTTCTGCAACATTAGTTCTAGTAGGACACGTCACTAAAGACGGCCAAATTGCCGGACCAAAGCTCTTAGAGCATATGGTCGATACAGTTTTATATCTTGAAGGTGATCGCAAGCACATGATGCGCATAATGCGAGTGCTCAAAAACAGGTTCGGGCCAAGTGACGAACTCGTAGTATTTTCCATGCGCGAGGAAGGCATGGAGATAGTAGAAGATCCATCAACGCTATTCCTTGGCGACAGAGACGATTCTTTTTCCGGCGCAGCGGTAGTAATGGCAATGGATGGGCACAAGCCTTTCGCAGTAGAAGTACAAGCCTTAGCAAGCCGCTCAGTATTATCCATACCGCGCAGAACCGCATTAGGTTTTGACACCAACAGGCTTAACCTAATTCTCGCTGTAATAGAAAAACGACTTAACCTAAATCTAGGTGAACTGGACATCTACGCCAAAATTGGCGGAGGTCTAGCTATGCGCGACCCGGGACTCGATCTCGGCGTAGCCGCCGCAGTGCTCTCCTCTTTCTATGATCGTCCATTACCAGCTGGTTCAGTCTTCTGGGGTGAAGTCGATCTAAACGGAAGAATAAGACCAGCCTCAGGTGGAGAAACACGCTTAAAGCAAGCCGACAGGCTAGGCTACAAACCCGTTTTCCAGTCCGAAACATGCAAAACTTTAGATGACTTACAAGCTAAACTTTTTGGACCTGCTGAATAGTTGATATTACTATAGTTCTGTTATGTCTGCGACGCTTTTTTGAAGGCGGGGAAAGAATGGGTAATTTCGCCTTCGGCTGGTCCAGAAGGCCCGAGGCCCTCTGGACTTCCATTTAGGGGGAGGGGGGAGTATTTTTTTAATGCTATACCCGTTAAAAGTTTTTGGGATTCTTAAACCCTTTTTTCAAAAAGGGTTTAAGCCGCCGGAGGCATTCCCGGTTTTTCCCTATAATTTAAATTGAGAGAATATAAATGAAAAAAGTATTTTTGGTAGCTGGAGCGCGTCCTAATTTGATGAAAGTGGCCCCTATTTTTCGGGCCGCCCGCAATCTAGAATCCATTGAATGCGACATTGTTTATACTGGTCAGCATTACGACAGACAGATGTCTCAGGTCTTTTTTGAGGACCTTGATATTGATGAGCCAAAATTTAATATGGGCAAATCTACTGGCACTCACGCTGAGCAGACTGGCGCGATTATGATTTCATTTGAGCAGATGTGTATCGAACATAAGCCTGACCTTGTGGTGGTTGTGGGTGATGTTAATTCTACTCTTGCTTGCTCGATTACTGCGCGCAAACTTCATATTCCGGTTGCTCATGTTGAGGCTGGCCTTAGAAGTGGCGATCTGGATATGCCGGAAGAGATCAACCGCATGGTTACTGATTCGATTAGTAATTTGTTCTTTACTACTGAAGAACATGGTTATGAGAATTTACTGCGCGAAGGTAAGGATGAGGCGGCGGTCTTTCAGGTCGGTAATGTGATGATTGATAATTTGTTTTATAATGTTGGTCGCTTGGGCGATGAAGTTACAGCTGACTATCAATCTCGACCGCTTAAAGAAAAGCTTGGTAAGTATGTATTTTTGACCATGCACCGTCCTTCCAATGTGGATTGTAAGGATGTTTTGCAGCCTATTGTTTCTGCGCTTAATAAGATTTCAGAAAAGCTTCCAATTGTGTTCCCGATTCATCCTCGTACGGCTAAGATGATGGAAAAGTTCTCAATATCATTCTCGGAAAATGTGTATACTTTCCCGCCACTTTCATTTCGCGAATCTCTTTATTTGTGGAAAGATGCTCAGGTTGTAGTGACTGATAGCGGTGGCTTGCAGGAAGAGACTACTGCTCTTGGGGTGCCTTGCGTTACTATTCGCAAAAATACGGAGCGCCCTGTTACAGTTGAAAAGGGTACAAATGTTCTTGCTGGTGTTGCGGAAGATAATATTTTGCGCGAAGTGGATAAAGCGCTTGAAAAGACAGGTAATCCTGC
The sequence above is a segment of the Maridesulfovibrio frigidus DSM 17176 genome. Coding sequences within it:
- the radA gene encoding DNA repair protein RadA → MKTKDVFVCSSCGAQALKWQGQCPRCGEWNTLQEKVVVRKKGGISHVHAGIKGIPLSEIPIENTEARSTGFVSLDAVLGKGFVPGGAVLVGGEPGIGKSTLLLQLAAAQAQMGNKAVYFSGEESLAQIRSRAERLGLLDTGMLAIASTSSDEALSILESPDKPDLIIIDSVQTLNSSHADGIPGSVSQVRAVSSELVDAVKKTSATLVLVGHVTKDGQIAGPKLLEHMVDTVLYLEGDRKHMMRIMRVLKNRFGPSDELVVFSMREEGMEIVEDPSTLFLGDRDDSFSGAAVVMAMDGHKPFAVEVQALASRSVLSIPRRTALGFDTNRLNLILAVIEKRLNLNLGELDIYAKIGGGLAMRDPGLDLGVAAAVLSSFYDRPLPAGSVFWGEVDLNGRIRPASGGETRLKQADRLGYKPVFQSETCKTLDDLQAKLFGPAE
- the wecB gene encoding non-hydrolyzing UDP-N-acetylglucosamine 2-epimerase; translated protein: MKKVFLVAGARPNLMKVAPIFRAARNLESIECDIVYTGQHYDRQMSQVFFEDLDIDEPKFNMGKSTGTHAEQTGAIMISFEQMCIEHKPDLVVVVGDVNSTLACSITARKLHIPVAHVEAGLRSGDLDMPEEINRMVTDSISNLFFTTEEHGYENLLREGKDEAAVFQVGNVMIDNLFYNVGRLGDEVTADYQSRPLKEKLGKYVFLTMHRPSNVDCKDVLQPIVSALNKISEKLPIVFPIHPRTAKMMEKFSISFSENVYTFPPLSFRESLYLWKDAQVVVTDSGGLQEETTALGVPCVTIRKNTERPVTVEKGTNVLAGVAEDNILREVDKALEKTGNPAPKIPGWDGHAAERIWNILIDYMNAK